In Sulfuritortus calidifontis, the sequence CCAGGGCAACGATCGCGGCACCCAGTATCGTTCGGCCATCTTTTACCACAGCCCGGAACAGGCGGCAGTTGCGCGGCGGCTGATCGCCGAACTGACCGAGGCGCGGGCCTTCGACCGGCCCATCGTGACCGAGGTTGTCGCCGCCCAGACCTTCTGGCCGGCGGAGGCCTATCACCGCCAGTATTACCGCCGACATCCCGAGCAGGGCTATTGCCGGGTGGTGATCGCGCCCAAGCTGGCCAAGTTCCGGGCCAGCTTTTCCGGCCGCTTGAAAAACTAGTCGTTGTTGCCGCCGAACAGGTCGTCCAGCGCGCGCCGGGCGCTGTCGGGCTCGGCCGCGTGACCGGTGTCGCCGCCGAACAGGGCATCGAGTTCGGCTCGGGCGCCCGTCGTCTTCGCCGGCGTGGCATAGGCGCCGGCCTTGGGCTGGAACCAGTCGCAGAAATTGGCCCGGGTCTTGTCCTTCACATCCTCGGCCACCGGCTCCCGGCACTGTTTGGCCTTGGCCGGGTCGTAGTGCCGGCACAGGCGGCAGACATGCAGCTCGGCGCGGCAGCTCGGGCACTCGGCCCGGCGCGACAGGGGTTGCGGCAGCGCATCGAGCGCCGCCCCGCACTTCCAGCAGACCAATCCTTCAGGCATGTAAACGAGTCCTGTAACTTTATGATTTTAAATAAACACGGTTGGATTCTGCCCATGGCCGGTCTGGCGAGCGGGCGCGATCAGGGATACACTCTCGCCTCAATTTGCGGCAGAGGCAACAATCAAAACCAGGCCCGCCGATACAAAAAAACCCGGATGGTAGAGAGACAGCTGTAACCATGAATATCCTTGGGCAATTGTGGCGCCGCTTGACCGACCCGCTCCTGGTCGCGCGCTACCGCAGCCAGCTCGGGCTGGATCACCCGCATACCTATCGGGAAAGCGCCCATTGCTTCCGCATGCTGGTGAACTACATGCCCCAGGTCTTCTGGGTCTGGTCGCCGGACTGGCAGCGGGTGCATTACGTCAGTCCGGCCTATGAATCGG encodes:
- the msrA gene encoding peptide-methionine (S)-S-oxide reductase MsrA, giving the protein MIETATLAGGCFWCLEAVYEQLQGVNAVESGYMGGALARPSYEAVCSGESGHAEVVQLQFDPAQISYREILEVFFVIHDPTTLNRQGNDRGTQYRSAIFYHSPEQAAVARRLIAELTEARAFDRPIVTEVVAAQTFWPAEAYHRQYYRRHPEQGYCRVVIAPKLAKFRASFSGRLKN